Proteins encoded by one window of Carassius auratus strain Wakin chromosome 8, ASM336829v1, whole genome shotgun sequence:
- the LOC113107792 gene encoding sterile alpha motif domain-containing protein 3-like yields the protein MDSIEKAIQAVLPQLDEAKLETLVNELVKVGVEGPDDLQFIQEDDIKHLLTPIQCRKIIHSLKVCNAGPSNPQLSPSSSEPLSVAYSSTCPISSISPISAWVNSFEVPWNKVRLTLRRAVDAGERPAPDDRRHLIKVTVDAMRERSLNPTRRECVVVAKAITQKYPNSFLDKNEEGELIGCGYFSIINQLKTRVEYLNRGNSLSRLRKHKRTQRDDEDGDDDQPAVATCARIDSYGCVRWQPADYPDGETSASLEEKKLEMIDIFSREGLKGAERGRVEDLMAITYAKQREYINAKPSPSILDVGKEWPFLFSQKFLLSHFTTLTNVELYTRLNEDMDKKGKRLLDFFSSQITKWRKEVRAVLKEAIKKDREGSDGLAAMLVMLAHFKEQEESIFLIADETTTPADAEAQLSLPVTPRIIMLGETILTAKKWMLSIEGKVVIPPGAHMADFTTALAALFACYYVFNLECQVEASTTLEFVQRFLVRINPDSNKCTAKEQMSKTTGRVVKRKTSYMNPHVISFIRDFTEFYLLTD from the exons ATGGACTCCATTGAGAAGGCAATACAGGCCGTGCTACCACAGCTAGATGAAGCAAAGCTTGAAACGTTAGTCAATGAGTTGGTGAAAGTAGGTGTTGAAGGACCAGATGATCTGCAGTTTATTCAAGAAGATGACATCAAACATCTGCTCacacccattcagtgcagaaaAATTATTCATTCCTTGAAAG TGTGTAATGCAGGTCCTTCAAATCCCCAGCTGAGCCCTTCATCGTCTGAGCCACTGTCAGTTGCCTATTCCAGCACATGCCCCATATCATCTATAAGTCCCATCTCTGCATGGGTGAACAGTTTTGAGGTGCCATGGAACAAAGTGAGGCTGACTCTTAGAAGAGCAGTAGATGCTGGTGAGAGGCCAGCTCCGGATGACCGCAGACACTTGATAAAAGTCACTGTTGATGCAATGAGAGAGCGTTCCTTGAACCCTACTCGCAGAGAGTGTGTGGTAGTGGCTAAAGCTATAActcaaaaatatccaaatagctttTTAGACAAAAATGAAGAGGGGGAGCTAATTGGATGTGGGTATTTCAGCATTATAAATCAGCTCAAAACCAGAGTAGAATATTTGAATCGAGGCAACTCTCTTTCCCGTCTGAGGAAGCACAAACGCACCCAGAGAGATGATGAGGATGGTGATGATGACCAGCCAGCAGTAGCTACATGTGCAAGAATCGACAGTTATGGGTGTGTTCGTTGGCAGCCAGCGGACTATCCAGATGGGGAAACATCAGCATCATTAGAGGAAAAGAAGCTTGAGATGATTGATATATTCAGCCGAGAGGGACTAAAGGGCGCTGAGAGAGGAAGGGTAGAAGACCTAATGGCAATCACTTATGCCAAACAGCGGGAATACATCAACGCAAAGCCTTCCCCAAGCATTCTGGATGTGGGTAAAGAGTGGCCATTTCTCTTTTCACAGAAGTTTTTATTGTCACACTTCACCACTCTCACCAATGTTGAACTATACACAAGACTGAATGAAGATATGGACAAAAAGGGTAAAAGACTCCTGGATTTCTTCAGTAGTCAGATTACAAAGTGGAGGAAAGAAGTAAGAGCTGTTCTGAAGGAAGCCATAAAGAAGGACCGAGAAGGATCTGATGGCCTAGCAGCGATGCTTGTGATGTTGGCACACTTCAAAGAGCAAGAGGAGTCAATTTTTCTCATTGCTGAT GAGACTACCACTCCCGCAGACGCAGAGGCCCAGCTGTCTCTCCCAGTCACTCCAAGGATCATCATGCTCG GAGAGACAATACTGACTGCAAAAAAATGGATGCTGTCGATCGAGGGGAAGGTCGTAATCCCACCTGGTGCTCACATGGCAGACTTCACCACTGCCTTGGCCGCTCTCTTCGCCTGTTACTATGTATTCAACCTAGAGTGTCAGGTGGAAGCCAGCACAACACTGGAGTTTGTTCAGAg GTTTTTAGTCAGGATTAATCCTGACTCCAACAAGTGCACTGCCAAGGAGCAGATGAGCAAGACGACTGGGAGAGTGGTGAAGCGGAAGACTTCATACATGAACCCCCATGTCATCTCCTTCATCAGGGACTTCACGGAGTTCTATTTGCTAACTGACTAG